The following coding sequences are from one uncultured Devosia sp. window:
- a CDS encoding alpha-amylase family glycosyl hydrolase, translating into MNRPAPGAIVSDRGTHFVVWAAGHDHVSLELEGAALLPLTPLADGYFGRFVDGIGQGTRYRYHVDGEGPYPDLASRCQPEGNGGWSMVQSSDFPWTDAGWAGPGHFDHLIYELHIGTFTEGGTWAAAGERLEHLQKLGVTIIHLMPVATFEGRFGWGYDTTLPYAPFAPYGTPEDMRGFVDNAHRLGLGVILDVVYNHVGMGGHFEAFSSHYLTDKHATEWGKSFNFDGERCQPVRDFITGNAAYWIGDFHLDGLRLDATQALIDDSEPHIIAAIAAAARAAAGTRSIYLLAENQPQDRKLVERPALGGYGLDALASDDFQHAARVAVTGHNDFYYRDYLGTPQELVSALKHGFLYQGQRSDMRDAIYGTDNLGTPPDRVMHFLENHDQVANSAQGLRLSGIATAARLRAVTALLLLGPQVPCLFQGQEFASSRAFSYFLGVEGDAARAVAEGRQQSLRNFPSVTDPTMGPRLPDPASDETFAASKLDWSELESHAPLLALHRDLIDLRRSNVAFSQRHRRRVDGAVIGPAALLIRYLTETTADQRLLLLNLGRDLHIGVVAEPLLAPPAGRKWLVQWSSEHPDYGGGGRVPFDLDRFSILPADTALLLTTEART; encoded by the coding sequence ATGAACCGCCCCGCGCCCGGTGCGATCGTCTCCGATCGCGGCACCCATTTCGTGGTTTGGGCAGCCGGGCATGACCATGTATCGCTTGAGCTTGAGGGCGCCGCCCTCCTGCCGCTGACACCGTTGGCAGATGGCTATTTCGGACGCTTTGTCGACGGCATCGGGCAGGGCACGCGCTACCGCTATCATGTCGACGGCGAGGGGCCCTATCCCGATCTTGCATCGCGCTGCCAGCCAGAAGGCAATGGCGGCTGGTCCATGGTGCAATCGAGCGATTTCCCTTGGACCGATGCCGGCTGGGCCGGCCCGGGTCACTTCGACCACCTGATCTACGAGCTGCATATTGGCACCTTTACCGAAGGCGGCACCTGGGCGGCAGCGGGCGAGCGGCTGGAACACCTGCAGAAGCTTGGTGTCACGATCATTCATTTGATGCCGGTCGCGACCTTCGAGGGACGCTTCGGCTGGGGTTATGACACGACCTTGCCCTATGCGCCTTTCGCGCCCTATGGCACGCCGGAGGACATGCGCGGTTTCGTCGATAACGCGCATCGCCTCGGCCTCGGCGTCATTCTCGACGTGGTCTATAATCACGTCGGGATGGGCGGCCATTTCGAGGCGTTCAGCAGCCACTATCTGACCGACAAACATGCCACCGAATGGGGCAAGAGCTTCAACTTCGATGGCGAACGCTGCCAGCCGGTGCGCGATTTCATCACCGGCAATGCCGCCTATTGGATCGGCGATTTCCACCTCGACGGCCTGCGGCTCGATGCGACGCAGGCGCTGATCGACGACAGCGAACCCCACATCATTGCGGCCATCGCTGCTGCGGCGCGAGCGGCTGCGGGCACGAGGTCGATCTATCTCCTGGCGGAAAACCAGCCGCAGGACCGCAAGCTTGTGGAACGCCCGGCGCTGGGCGGCTATGGCCTTGACGCCCTGGCCAGCGACGATTTCCAGCATGCGGCACGTGTTGCCGTGACCGGCCACAACGACTTCTACTATCGTGACTACCTCGGCACGCCGCAGGAGCTGGTTTCGGCGCTGAAGCATGGCTTTTTGTATCAGGGCCAGCGGTCGGACATGCGTGACGCCATTTATGGCACCGACAATCTCGGGACGCCGCCCGACCGCGTCATGCATTTCCTCGAGAACCACGACCAAGTCGCCAATTCGGCGCAGGGCCTGCGTCTTTCCGGCATAGCGACGGCGGCGCGGCTGCGGGCCGTCACCGCGCTGCTCTTGCTGGGGCCACAAGTGCCCTGCCTGTTCCAGGGCCAGGAATTCGCTTCGTCGCGCGCCTTCTCCTATTTCCTTGGTGTCGAGGGCGACGCGGCCCGTGCGGTTGCCGAGGGGCGGCAGCAATCCTTGCGCAACTTCCCAAGCGTCACCGATCCAACCATGGGCCCGCGCCTGCCGGATCCGGCGTCGGACGAGACCTTTGCGGCCAGCAAGCTCGACTGGAGCGAGCTGGAGAGCCATGCGCCGCTGCTGGCGCTGCATCGCGACCTGATCGACCTCCGCCGCAGCAATGTTGCCTTCTCGCAGCGGCATCGCCGCCGTGTCGATGGTGCGGTGATCGGGCCGGCGGCGCTGTTGATCCGCTACCTGACCGAAACCACGGCCGACCAGCGCCTGCTGCTGCTCAACCTGGGCCGGGATCTCCACATCGGCGTCGTCGCCGAACCGCTGCTGGCGCCGCCAGCCGGGCGAAAGTGGCTGGTCCAATGGTCGAGCGAGCATCCCGACTATGGCGGAGGCGGGCGCGTGCCCTTCGACCTCGACCGCTTCTCCATTCTCCCCGCCGATACCGCCCTTCTCCTGACCACCGAGGCCCGCACTTGA
- a CDS encoding Crp/Fnr family transcriptional regulator, producing the protein MGKAIDLLIRRLESIGQLRPEDREALQSLPYREASFSKGEVLVAEGLISSSACLVTQGYVHRSKLLPTGKRQIFSLHMAGDIPDLHSLHLRTMDHALVATSRCEVAFIQHAAIRPLLNASATLTDLLWRDTIIDSAAFRAWMLMIGQAEAPERMAHLFCELFTRARTMGLTDGQSFELPVSQADLADMLGTSTVHANRTLQDLRGQGLLQFEKGVVTILRWEALQDLAHFDPTYLHLHDRTLPPAM; encoded by the coding sequence ATGGGCAAAGCAATCGACTTATTGATCCGGCGGCTGGAATCCATAGGCCAGCTGCGGCCGGAGGATCGCGAGGCCCTGCAAAGCCTGCCCTATCGCGAAGCGAGTTTTTCCAAGGGTGAGGTCCTTGTCGCCGAGGGACTGATTTCATCGAGTGCCTGCCTCGTCACGCAGGGTTACGTGCATCGCTCCAAGCTCCTGCCCACGGGCAAGCGACAGATATTCTCCCTCCATATGGCCGGTGACATTCCCGACCTGCACAGTCTGCATCTGCGCACCATGGATCATGCCCTGGTCGCCACCTCGCGCTGCGAAGTGGCCTTCATCCAGCACGCGGCCATCCGCCCGCTGCTCAATGCTTCGGCCACGCTGACCGACCTGCTCTGGCGCGACACCATCATTGATTCCGCGGCCTTTCGCGCCTGGATGCTGATGATCGGTCAGGCCGAGGCGCCGGAACGCATGGCGCATTTGTTCTGCGAATTGTTTACCCGTGCCCGGACAATGGGGTTGACCGACGGTCAAAGCTTCGAGCTGCCGGTGAGCCAAGCTGACCTGGCCGACATGCTGGGCACGTCCACCGTCCATGCCAATCGCACGCTGCAGGATTTGCGCGGGCAGGGCCTGCTGCAATTCGAAAAAGGCGTGGTGACCATATTGCGCTGGGAAGCCCTGCAGGATCTGGCCCATTTCGATCCGACCTATCTGCATCTGCATGATCGGACGCTGCCGCCGGCCATGTGA
- a CDS encoding acyl-CoA carboxylase subunit beta, with the protein MQKIIAELEEKRAQARLGGGQRRIETQHGKGKLTARERLDVLLDPGSFEEYDMFVTHRARDFGMGETIIPGDGVVTGWGTIDGRIVYVFSQDFTVFGGSLSETHAEKICKIMDLAMQNGAPVIGLNDSGGARIQEGVASLGGYADVFWRNVQASGAVPQISVIMGPCAGGAVYSPAMTDFIYMVKDTSYMFVTGPDVVKTVTNETVTQEELGGASTHTKISSVADAAFDNDIETLLEVRRLYSFLPLSAGQKPPARPTQDPADRRDDSLDSIIPDSANKPYDMREVIEKVADEGDFLELQKDHAGNILTGFIRLDGQSVGVVANQPLVLAGCLDINASKKAARFIRFCDSFEIPILTFVDVPGFLPGVAQEYGGIIKHGAKLLFAYAEATVPLVTVITRKAYGGAYDVMASKHIKADVNYAWPSAEIAVMGAKGATEILYRSELGDKDKIAKRTADYEARFANPFVAAERGFIDDVIMPHGTRRRVIRAFSTLRHKSASMPKKKHDNIPL; encoded by the coding sequence ATGCAGAAAATCATTGCCGAACTCGAGGAAAAGCGCGCCCAGGCGCGGCTTGGCGGCGGGCAGCGCCGCATCGAGACCCAGCATGGCAAGGGCAAGCTGACCGCCCGCGAGAGGCTCGACGTGCTGCTCGATCCGGGTTCGTTCGAAGAATACGACATGTTCGTCACTCACCGCGCCCGGGACTTCGGCATGGGCGAGACGATCATTCCGGGCGATGGCGTGGTGACCGGCTGGGGCACGATCGACGGCCGGATCGTCTATGTCTTCTCGCAGGATTTCACCGTCTTCGGCGGTTCGCTTTCCGAGACCCATGCCGAGAAAATCTGCAAGATCATGGACCTCGCCATGCAGAATGGCGCGCCGGTGATCGGGCTCAACGACAGTGGCGGCGCCCGCATCCAGGAGGGCGTTGCTTCGCTGGGCGGTTATGCCGACGTGTTCTGGCGCAATGTGCAGGCCTCCGGCGCCGTGCCGCAGATTTCGGTCATCATGGGGCCCTGCGCTGGCGGAGCGGTCTATTCGCCGGCGATGACGGACTTCATCTACATGGTCAAGGACACGAGCTACATGTTCGTGACCGGGCCGGATGTGGTCAAGACCGTCACCAACGAGACGGTGACCCAGGAAGAGCTGGGCGGCGCCTCGACCCATACGAAAATCTCCTCGGTGGCCGATGCGGCCTTCGACAATGACATCGAGACCCTGCTTGAAGTGCGGCGCCTCTACAGCTTCCTGCCGCTCAGCGCCGGGCAGAAGCCGCCTGCGCGCCCAACCCAGGACCCTGCAGACCGGCGCGACGACAGTCTCGACAGCATCATCCCCGACAGCGCCAACAAGCCCTATGACATGCGCGAGGTCATCGAAAAGGTGGCCGACGAGGGCGATTTCCTCGAACTGCAAAAGGATCACGCCGGCAATATCCTGACCGGCTTCATTCGCCTCGATGGACAGAGCGTGGGCGTGGTCGCCAATCAGCCGCTGGTGCTGGCCGGGTGTCTCGACATCAATGCCTCAAAGAAAGCCGCCCGCTTCATCCGCTTCTGCGACAGTTTCGAAATCCCCATCCTGACCTTTGTCGACGTGCCCGGCTTCCTGCCCGGCGTGGCGCAGGAATATGGCGGCATCATCAAGCATGGTGCCAAGCTTCTTTTCGCCTATGCCGAAGCCACCGTGCCGCTAGTCACCGTCATCACCCGCAAGGCCTATGGCGGCGCGTATGACGTGATGGCCAGCAAACACATCAAGGCCGACGTCAACTACGCCTGGCCCTCGGCCGAGATCGCCGTCATGGGCGCCAAGGGCGCAACGGAAATCCTCTACCGCTCGGAACTGGGCGACAAGGACAAGATCGCCAAGCGCACGGCAGACTACGAAGCGCGGTTTGCCAATCCCTTCGTCGCGGCCGAGCGCGGCTTCATCGACGACGTGATCATGCCGCACGGGACAAGACGACGGGTGATCCGGGCCTTCTCGACACTCCGGCACAAGAGCGCGAGCATGCCCAAGAAGAAGCACGACAATATTCCGCTGTGA
- a CDS encoding acetyl/propionyl/methylcrotonyl-CoA carboxylase subunit alpha, with the protein MITKLLIANRGEIACRVIKTAKRMGIATVAVYSDADREALHVRMADEAVHIGASPAKESYLQIDKIIAACQQTGATAVHPGYGFLSENPKFAEALEAEGIIFVGPPVKAIEAMGDKITSKKIAAEAGVSTVPGHMGLIADAEEAVTISQSIGYPVMIKASAGGGGKGMRIAWTDAEAREGFERSKSEAASSFGDDRIFIEKFVTEPRHIEIQLIGDSHGNVLYLNERECSIQRRNQKVIEEAPSPFLDEATRKAMGEQSVALAKAVGYTSAGTVEFIVDADRKFYFLEMNTRLQVEHPVTELITGLDLVELMLRVANGEKLPLAQAEVQRNGWAVESRLYAEDPYRNFLPSTGRLTRYRPPGEETSEALVVRNDTGVFEGGVISTFYDPMIAKLCTWAPTRLEAIDAMAVALDRFEVEGVGNNLPFLSTVMDQERFRAGTLTTGYIAEEFPEGFHGAELAKGHFFEVVGCAVMMALVNAERSGQLAVTRLPDGRVESYGEWVVVVDGRHIPAAARRVDPEGYWELSYLDSAPLVDRFDWSPGDTLARIEWHTEQVSHLKVAPTTAGFRIRYRGADLKLTVVRPHIAALLPLMPVKTPPDMSRFLLCPMPGQVVRIDVAEGDVVEDGQTLAIVEAMKMENVLKAEKRARISKVHAAPGAVLAVDAVILEFEALP; encoded by the coding sequence GTGATCACCAAACTCCTCATCGCCAATCGTGGCGAGATTGCCTGCCGGGTCATCAAGACGGCCAAGCGCATGGGCATTGCGACCGTTGCCGTCTATTCGGATGCCGATCGCGAGGCGCTGCATGTGCGGATGGCCGATGAGGCCGTGCATATCGGGGCGTCTCCGGCCAAGGAGAGCTATCTCCAGATCGACAAGATCATTGCCGCCTGCCAGCAGACCGGCGCTACGGCGGTGCATCCGGGTTATGGCTTTTTGAGCGAGAACCCGAAGTTTGCCGAAGCGCTGGAAGCGGAGGGGATCATTTTCGTCGGTCCGCCGGTCAAGGCCATCGAGGCCATGGGCGACAAGATCACCTCCAAGAAGATCGCGGCAGAAGCGGGCGTTTCGACCGTGCCGGGGCATATGGGCCTGATTGCCGATGCCGAAGAGGCGGTGACCATTTCGCAGTCCATCGGCTATCCGGTGATGATCAAGGCCTCGGCCGGCGGCGGCGGCAAGGGCATGCGCATTGCCTGGACCGATGCCGAGGCGCGCGAGGGTTTCGAGCGCTCCAAGTCCGAGGCCGCGTCGAGCTTTGGCGATGACCGTATTTTCATCGAGAAATTCGTCACGGAGCCGCGCCATATCGAGATCCAGCTGATCGGCGATAGCCACGGCAATGTGCTCTATCTCAACGAGCGCGAATGCTCGATCCAGCGCCGCAACCAGAAGGTGATCGAGGAGGCGCCGTCGCCTTTCCTCGACGAGGCGACGCGCAAGGCCATGGGCGAGCAGTCGGTCGCCCTCGCCAAGGCGGTTGGCTATACGTCTGCCGGAACGGTGGAATTCATCGTTGATGCCGATCGCAAGTTCTACTTCCTCGAAATGAACACGCGGCTGCAGGTCGAGCATCCGGTGACCGAGCTGATCACCGGCCTCGACCTCGTCGAACTCATGCTCCGCGTCGCCAATGGCGAAAAACTGCCGCTGGCGCAGGCAGAGGTGCAGCGCAACGGCTGGGCCGTGGAAAGCCGGCTTTACGCCGAAGACCCCTATCGCAACTTCCTGCCCTCCACCGGTCGCCTCACCCGTTATCGGCCGCCGGGGGAAGAGACGAGCGAGGCCTTGGTCGTGCGCAATGATACCGGCGTTTTCGAGGGTGGCGTAATTTCGACCTTCTACGATCCGATGATCGCCAAGCTCTGCACCTGGGCGCCGACGCGCCTCGAAGCCATCGACGCCATGGCCGTGGCGCTGGACCGGTTCGAGGTAGAGGGCGTGGGCAATAATCTGCCGTTCCTTTCCACCGTGATGGACCAAGAGCGGTTCCGCGCGGGTACGCTGACCACGGGCTATATCGCCGAGGAATTCCCCGAGGGTTTTCATGGCGCCGAATTGGCCAAGGGGCATTTCTTCGAAGTGGTCGGCTGCGCGGTGATGATGGCGCTGGTCAATGCGGAGCGGAGCGGACAGCTTGCGGTCACGCGACTTCCCGATGGCCGCGTCGAGAGCTATGGCGAATGGGTCGTGGTGGTGGATGGTCGCCATATCCCCGCTGCCGCGCGACGGGTCGATCCCGAGGGATATTGGGAACTGAGCTATCTCGACAGCGCGCCACTGGTCGACCGTTTCGACTGGTCGCCCGGCGACACGCTGGCGCGGATCGAGTGGCACACGGAACAGGTCAGCCATCTCAAGGTCGCCCCGACTACCGCCGGCTTCCGCATCCGCTATCGCGGCGCCGACCTGAAGCTCACCGTGGTTCGCCCACATATTGCGGCGCTCCTGCCGCTGATGCCGGTCAAGACCCCGCCCGACATGAGCCGGTTCCTCCTCTGCCCCATGCCGGGCCAGGTGGTGCGGATCGATGTTGCCGAGGGCGATGTGGTGGAGGACGGGCAGACGCTCGCTATCGTCGAAGCCATGAAGATGGAGAACGTCCTCAAGGCCGAAAAGCGGGCGCGGATCAGCAAGGTGCATGCGGCGCCCGGCGCGGTGCTAGCGGTCGATGCGGTGATCCTTGAATTCGAGGCCCTGCCATGA
- the scpA gene encoding methylmalonyl-CoA mutase: MSESFAHWARLAQKELKDTPLTALDRDYGGIPVQPVYFGAGAETPGVEPFTRGVRATMYANRPWTIRQYAGFSTARESNAFYRQALEKGQKGLSVAFDLATHRGYDSDHPRVTGDVGKAGVAIDSVEDMKVLFDGIPLDQMSVSMTMNGAVIPVLAMFIVAAEEQGVPQAKLDGTIQNDILKEFMVRNTYIYPPEPSMRIVGDIIAHTARHMPKFNSISISGYHMHEAGATAVQELAYTLADGMEYVRAAQALGLDIDAFAGRLSFFFGIGMNFFLEVSKLRAARQLWSEIMTGLGAKDARSKMLRTHCQTSGVSLTEQDPHNNIVRTTIEALAATLGGTQSLHTNSFDEAIALPTEFSSRIARNTQLILQHESRITDVVDPLGGSYYVEELTRQLVDGAKRLIGEAELAGGMTRAVQSGAPKLEIEKAAALRQARVDRGEAVIVGVNRYRLDVEEAIEVREIDNAKVRAEQIALLQRVRETRDEAKCQSMLAALREFAAKDEGNLLEAAIEAARARATLGEISAAMEDVFGRHAAVTRVISGVYAGGYGDDPEFASVSTRIEGFKAARGRAPSIFIAKMGQDGHDRGAKVIASAFADLGFTVHMGDLFETAPEVAAHVDDFKVDAVGVSSLAAGHKTLVPELIQSLKDRELGEVTVIVGGVIPEQDYDFLYDCGVAGIFGPGTNVLSAAFSVLNEIEGRLSNR, encoded by the coding sequence ATGAGCGAGAGTTTCGCCCATTGGGCCAGGCTGGCGCAGAAGGAGCTCAAGGACACGCCGCTGACCGCGCTCGATCGCGATTATGGCGGCATCCCGGTGCAGCCGGTGTATTTCGGCGCGGGCGCCGAGACGCCGGGCGTCGAGCCGTTCACCCGCGGCGTCCGCGCCACCATGTATGCCAATCGGCCCTGGACCATCCGCCAATATGCCGGCTTCTCCACGGCGCGCGAGAGCAACGCCTTTTATCGCCAGGCGCTGGAAAAGGGGCAGAAGGGGCTCTCGGTCGCCTTCGATCTGGCCACCCATCGCGGCTATGACAGCGATCATCCGCGCGTCACCGGCGATGTCGGCAAGGCGGGCGTTGCCATCGACTCCGTTGAGGACATGAAGGTGCTGTTCGACGGCATTCCGCTCGACCAGATGTCGGTGTCGATGACCATGAATGGCGCGGTGATCCCGGTGCTGGCCATGTTCATCGTTGCCGCCGAGGAACAGGGCGTGCCGCAGGCCAAGCTCGACGGGACCATCCAGAACGACATCCTCAAGGAGTTCATGGTCCGCAATACCTATATCTATCCGCCCGAACCCAGCATGCGGATCGTGGGCGACATCATCGCCCATACCGCCCGGCACATGCCCAAGTTCAACTCGATCTCGATTTCGGGCTACCACATGCACGAGGCCGGCGCGACCGCCGTCCAGGAGCTGGCCTATACGCTGGCCGACGGCATGGAATATGTCCGCGCGGCGCAGGCGCTAGGCCTCGATATCGATGCGTTCGCCGGGCGGCTGAGCTTCTTTTTTGGCATTGGCATGAACTTCTTCCTCGAAGTCAGCAAACTCCGCGCCGCGCGCCAGCTGTGGAGCGAGATCATGACCGGGCTGGGCGCCAAGGATGCGCGCTCGAAAATGCTGCGCACCCATTGCCAGACGTCAGGCGTGTCGCTGACCGAACAGGATCCGCATAACAATATCGTCCGCACCACGATCGAGGCGCTGGCCGCGACGCTGGGCGGCACGCAGTCGCTGCATACCAACAGCTTCGACGAGGCCATTGCCCTACCCACGGAATTCTCCAGCCGCATCGCGCGCAATACCCAGCTGATCTTGCAGCATGAGAGCCGCATCACCGATGTCGTCGACCCGCTTGGCGGGTCCTACTATGTCGAGGAACTGACGCGCCAACTCGTCGACGGGGCCAAACGCCTGATCGGCGAGGCCGAGCTGGCTGGCGGCATGACGCGTGCCGTGCAATCGGGCGCGCCCAAGCTCGAAATCGAAAAGGCCGCTGCCCTGCGCCAGGCCCGCGTCGATCGCGGCGAGGCCGTCATCGTCGGCGTCAATCGCTACCGGCTCGATGTCGAAGAGGCGATCGAGGTGCGCGAGATCGACAATGCAAAGGTCCGCGCCGAGCAGATTGCCCTTCTGCAACGCGTGCGCGAGACCCGCGACGAGGCAAAGTGCCAGTCCATGCTCGCCGCTCTGCGCGAATTTGCGGCCAAGGACGAGGGTAATCTGCTCGAAGCGGCGATCGAAGCCGCCCGCGCCCGCGCCACGCTGGGCGAAATCTCGGCTGCCATGGAAGACGTGTTCGGCCGCCACGCCGCCGTCACCCGCGTCATCTCCGGCGTCTATGCCGGCGGCTATGGCGACGACCCCGAGTTCGCCTCGGTCTCGACCCGCATCGAGGGTTTCAAGGCGGCGCGCGGCCGGGCACCGTCCATCTTCATCGCCAAAATGGGCCAGGACGGGCATGATCGCGGCGCCAAGGTCATCGCCTCGGCCTTCGCCGACCTGGGCTTTACCGTCCATATGGGCGACCTGTTCGAGACGGCGCCGGAAGTCGCCGCCCATGTCGATGATTTCAAGGTCGATGCCGTGGGCGTCTCGTCGCTGGCCGCCGGACACAAGACGCTGGTGCCCGAACTGATCCAGTCGCTCAAGGATCGCGAGCTGGGCGAAGTCACCGTCATCGTCGGCGGCGTCATCCCCGAACAGGACTATGACTTCCTCTACGATTGCGGCGTCGCCGGTATTTTCGGACCCGGCACCAATGTGCTGAGCGCTGCCTTTTCGGTGCTCAACGAAATCGAGGGAAGGCTGTCCAATCGATGA
- the mce gene encoding methylmalonyl-CoA epimerase, with protein sequence MIGRLNHIAIAVPDLAAAAAKYRDLLGAHVGQEQSLPAHGVTVVFIDTGNTKVELLAPLGEASPIAAFLDKNPSGGMHHICFEVPDILAAAATLGAGGARVLGDGKPKTGAHGKPVLFLHPKDFDGTLIELEEV encoded by the coding sequence ATGATCGGTCGCCTCAATCACATCGCCATCGCCGTGCCCGACCTCGCCGCGGCCGCAGCGAAATATCGCGACCTGCTCGGCGCCCATGTCGGCCAGGAACAAAGCCTGCCCGCGCATGGCGTGACCGTGGTTTTCATCGACACCGGCAATACCAAGGTCGAACTGCTTGCGCCCTTGGGCGAGGCGTCGCCGATCGCCGCCTTTCTGGACAAGAACCCGTCCGGCGGCATGCATCACATCTGCTTCGAAGTGCCCGATATTCTGGCCGCCGCCGCGACACTCGGTGCCGGCGGCGCGCGGGTGCTGGGTGATGGAAAGCCAAAGACCGGCGCCCACGGCAAGCCGGTGCTGTTTCTTCATCCCAAGGATTTCGATGGCACGCTGATCGAGCTGGAAGAGGTCTAG